Proteins encoded together in one Kutzneria kofuensis window:
- a CDS encoding DUF2017 domain-containing protein produces MRGWRRRGEQVVAEVDRQEAAILRGLVGQVLDMLAAREQDAPEDELAELTGIKVGPSTAPDDPILSRLLPDFHRLDDDQPTKEDLDSAAALRSLHEPELLAMKTGVAQVVMDTCPPDGGQIVLSVEQSDAWLSAINDVRLALGTALDVTEDMPDELPEDDPRSSHLGVYHWLTWVQESLVNAVSS; encoded by the coding sequence GTGAGGGGTTGGCGACGGCGCGGCGAGCAGGTCGTCGCCGAGGTGGACCGGCAGGAGGCGGCGATCCTGCGCGGGCTGGTCGGCCAGGTGCTGGACATGCTGGCGGCCCGCGAGCAGGACGCGCCCGAGGACGAGCTGGCCGAGCTGACCGGCATCAAGGTGGGCCCGTCGACGGCGCCGGACGACCCGATCCTGTCCCGGCTGCTGCCGGACTTCCACCGCCTCGACGACGACCAGCCGACCAAGGAGGACCTGGACTCGGCGGCGGCGCTGCGCAGTCTGCACGAGCCGGAGCTGCTGGCGATGAAGACGGGCGTCGCGCAGGTGGTGATGGACACGTGCCCGCCGGACGGCGGCCAGATCGTGTTGTCGGTGGAGCAGTCCGACGCCTGGCTGTCGGCGATCAACGACGTGCGGCTGGCCCTGGGCACGGCGCTGGACGTCACCGAGGACATGCCGGACGAGCTGCCCGAGGACGATCCCCGCTCCTCCCACCTGGGCGTCTACCACTGGCTGACCTGGGTGCAGGAGAGCCTGGTGAACGCGGTGTCGTCGTGA
- the clpS gene encoding ATP-dependent Clp protease adapter ClpS: protein MTTPVEQERPEVEQVGSEDKPWLTVVWNDPVNLMSYVTYVLQKIFGYSREKATKLMLDVHHKGRAIVSSGSKEKVESDVAKLHAAGLWATMQRES, encoded by the coding sequence ATGACCACGCCCGTCGAGCAGGAGCGGCCGGAGGTTGAGCAGGTCGGCAGCGAGGACAAACCGTGGCTGACAGTCGTCTGGAACGACCCGGTCAACCTGATGTCCTACGTCACGTACGTGCTCCAGAAGATCTTCGGCTACAGCCGGGAGAAGGCCACCAAGCTGATGCTCGACGTGCACCACAAGGGCCGGGCGATCGTGTCGTCGGGTAGCAAGGAGAAGGTGGAGTCGGACGTGGCGAAACTGCACGCCGCCGGCCTCTGGGCGACCATGCAGCGCGAGTCGTGA
- a CDS encoding nicotinate phosphoribosyltransferase, translated as MTTASTALLTDHYELTMLSSALRDDTADRPCVFEVFARRLPDGRRYGVVGGTARLLDAITRFRFDRAELDQLAAAEVVDDRTLAWLADYEFTGDVDGYPEGELYFPGSPILTVRAPFATGVVLETLALSILNHDSAIASAAARMVTAANGRRMIEMGSRRTHEEAAVAAARVAYLAGFTATSNLEAGRRYGIPTAGTSAHAFTLLHDSEAEAFRAQVEQLGAGTTLLVDTYDITKGIQTAVEVAGPELGAIRIDSGDVGPLARQAREQLDALGARNTKIVVSGDLDEYAIAALRAEPVDSYGVGTSLVTGSGAPTAGMVYKLVEVAGRPVAKRSSHKESRGGRKGALRRYRETGTATEEVVYTVDNRPELGEHDRELQIPLLRAGQPAADLPTIEQSRERLRQALVSVPWEGLKLSHGEPAIPTTFL; from the coding sequence ATGACCACTGCGAGCACCGCGCTGCTCACCGACCACTACGAGCTGACCATGCTCTCCAGCGCGCTGCGGGACGACACCGCCGACCGCCCCTGCGTGTTCGAGGTGTTCGCCCGCAGGCTGCCGGACGGGCGACGCTACGGCGTGGTCGGTGGCACCGCCCGGCTGCTGGACGCGATCACCCGGTTTCGGTTCGACCGGGCGGAGCTGGACCAGCTGGCGGCGGCCGAGGTGGTGGACGACCGGACGCTGGCGTGGCTGGCGGACTACGAGTTCACCGGGGACGTGGACGGCTACCCGGAGGGCGAGCTGTACTTCCCGGGCTCGCCGATCCTGACGGTGCGCGCCCCGTTCGCGACGGGCGTGGTGCTGGAGACGCTGGCGCTGTCGATCCTCAACCACGACAGCGCGATCGCCTCGGCGGCGGCGCGGATGGTGACGGCGGCGAACGGCCGCCGCATGATCGAGATGGGCTCGCGGCGCACGCACGAGGAGGCGGCGGTGGCCGCGGCCCGGGTGGCCTACCTGGCCGGCTTCACGGCGACGTCGAACCTGGAGGCGGGCCGCCGCTACGGCATCCCGACGGCGGGCACCTCGGCGCACGCCTTCACGCTGCTGCACGACAGCGAGGCGGAGGCGTTCCGGGCGCAGGTGGAGCAGCTGGGCGCGGGCACGACGCTGCTGGTCGACACGTACGACATCACCAAGGGCATCCAGACCGCGGTGGAGGTGGCGGGCCCGGAGCTGGGCGCGATCCGCATCGACTCGGGCGACGTCGGCCCGCTGGCCCGGCAGGCCCGCGAGCAGCTGGACGCGCTCGGCGCCCGCAACACGAAGATCGTCGTCTCCGGCGACCTCGACGAGTACGCGATCGCGGCGCTGCGCGCGGAGCCGGTGGACTCCTACGGCGTCGGCACCTCGCTGGTGACGGGGTCGGGCGCGCCGACCGCGGGCATGGTCTACAAGCTGGTGGAGGTCGCGGGCCGGCCCGTGGCCAAGCGCAGCTCGCACAAGGAGTCGCGCGGCGGCCGCAAGGGCGCGCTGCGCCGCTACCGCGAGACGGGCACGGCGACCGAGGAGGTCGTCTACACCGTCGACAACCGCCCCGAGCTGGGCGAGCACGACCGCGAGCTGCAGATCCCCCTGCTGCGGGCTGGACAGCCCGCCGCCGACCTGCCGACCATCGAGCAGAGCCGCGAACGGCTGCGGCAGGCCCTGGTCAGCGTGCCGTGGGAGGGCCTGAAGCTCTCGCACGGCGAGCCGGCGATCCCGACGACCTTCCTGTGA
- a CDS encoding isochorismatase family protein, whose protein sequence is MATALIVVDVQNDFCEGGSLPVAGGAAVAAQVSEHIARSGYDHVVATRDYHQDPGAHFSASPDFVRSWPVHCVAGTPGASFHPELDVAGVEAVFSKGAHAAAYSGFEGTGPQGKSLADWLRDNGVDRVDVVGIATDHCVRATALDASKAGFATTVLLDLTAGVAAETTDRALADLRSAGVTLVGTPRLG, encoded by the coding sequence ATGGCTACCGCACTGATCGTGGTGGACGTGCAGAACGACTTCTGCGAGGGCGGCTCGCTGCCGGTGGCCGGCGGCGCGGCCGTGGCGGCGCAGGTGTCCGAGCACATCGCCAGGAGCGGGTACGACCACGTGGTGGCGACCCGCGACTACCACCAGGACCCGGGGGCGCATTTCAGCGCCTCGCCGGACTTCGTGCGGAGCTGGCCGGTGCACTGCGTGGCCGGTACGCCGGGCGCGTCGTTCCACCCGGAGCTGGACGTCGCCGGCGTGGAGGCGGTGTTCTCCAAGGGCGCGCACGCGGCGGCGTACTCCGGCTTCGAGGGCACCGGGCCGCAGGGCAAGTCGCTCGCGGACTGGTTGCGGGACAACGGGGTCGACCGGGTGGACGTGGTCGGCATCGCGACCGACCACTGTGTCCGGGCGACGGCGTTGGACGCCAGCAAGGCGGGCTTCGCCACCACCGTGCTGCTGGACCTGACGGCCGGTGTGGCGGCGGAGACCACCGACCGGGCGCTGGCGGACCTGCGCTCGGCCGGCGTCACGCTCGTGGGAACCCCGAGGCTCGGCTGA
- a CDS encoding choice-of-anchor P family protein, giving the protein MLSRSARRVGAGAVAVVAAMALTAVPAGATPLGQTSLGSVDVTRAGHSVTVPPIAQCDVTADQQNSSKGTHAYGVASFGAGSTTCTRDAGAKTAKMQATGSGFDLTALVPYGGPEIKLAEYSAGCSATTTSTTATFQFSGLQGVTAPKPIPANYTTTVGPADKPQARVTFNEVIQAEPNDGSVTINMLHIQLFPTGDGPMSGDIIVGHAACSPVS; this is encoded by the coding sequence ATGCTCAGCAGGAGCGCGCGGCGCGTCGGAGCCGGAGCGGTCGCGGTGGTCGCGGCGATGGCGCTCACGGCGGTTCCGGCCGGGGCGACGCCGCTTGGCCAGACCTCGCTGGGATCGGTCGACGTGACCCGCGCCGGGCACTCCGTCACCGTGCCGCCCATCGCGCAGTGCGACGTCACCGCGGACCAGCAGAACTCCAGCAAGGGAACGCACGCCTACGGGGTCGCGAGCTTCGGCGCCGGCAGCACGACGTGCACCAGGGACGCCGGCGCGAAGACCGCCAAGATGCAGGCCACCGGCAGCGGCTTCGACCTGACCGCGCTGGTGCCCTACGGCGGCCCGGAGATCAAGCTGGCCGAGTACTCCGCCGGCTGCTCGGCGACGACCACCAGCACGACCGCGACCTTCCAGTTCAGCGGCCTGCAGGGCGTGACGGCGCCGAAGCCGATCCCGGCCAACTACACCACCACCGTGGGCCCCGCCGACAAGCCGCAGGCCCGCGTCACCTTCAACGAGGTGATCCAGGCCGAGCCCAACGACGGCAGCGTGACCATCAACATGCTGCACATCCAGCTGTTCCCCACCGGGGACGGCCCGATGAGCGGCGACATCATCGTCGGCCACGCCGCCTGCTCGCCCGTGTCGTGA
- the wecB gene encoding non-hydrolyzing UDP-N-acetylglucosamine 2-epimerase → MSTEVLLLAGTRPEALKAAPVANALSGHPLLRPMIVHSGQHVGMVEQALAAFDLRPDAFVPLRREIGSQAELVAGMLRRLDELIVRRRPAAVMVQGDTSTALAGALAAFWRGVPVAHLGAGLRTGDLTAPFPEEGNRQMISRIAALHLAPTEWAARTLIAESVPGKRITITGSTIVDALQHVSAAKLPPRSKVLLDLEARVNADGGRIVLVTVHRRESWGEPLDRVLAAVRSMVDRHPDIHVLLPAHPNPAVQAQVSGALRGHDRVWLSEPLDYPDLVRALRQTALVVTDSGGLQEEAPSFGVPVLVVRDSTDRTEAVDAGYAWVVGTDDTRIVAEADWLLGSHLRLPAGRNPFGDGQASQRVVAALDRLLGTGGVGTHSPELVALR, encoded by the coding sequence GTGAGCACCGAAGTGCTGCTGCTGGCCGGAACCCGGCCGGAGGCACTCAAGGCCGCGCCGGTAGCCAACGCGCTGTCCGGCCACCCCCTGCTGCGTCCGATGATCGTGCACAGCGGTCAGCACGTCGGCATGGTCGAGCAGGCACTGGCCGCGTTCGACCTGCGGCCGGACGCGTTCGTGCCGCTGCGCCGCGAGATCGGCAGCCAGGCCGAGCTGGTCGCGGGCATGCTGCGGCGGCTGGACGAGCTGATCGTGCGCCGCCGCCCGGCCGCCGTGATGGTGCAGGGCGACACCTCCACCGCCCTGGCCGGCGCGCTGGCCGCGTTCTGGCGCGGCGTCCCCGTCGCGCACCTGGGGGCCGGGCTGCGCACCGGCGACCTGACCGCGCCCTTCCCGGAGGAGGGCAACCGACAGATGATCTCCCGGATCGCCGCCCTGCACCTCGCACCGACCGAATGGGCTGCCCGGACGCTGATCGCCGAATCCGTGCCCGGCAAGCGCATCACCATCACCGGCAGCACCATCGTGGACGCGCTGCAGCACGTCAGCGCGGCGAAGCTGCCGCCGCGCAGCAAGGTCCTGCTGGACCTGGAGGCGCGCGTCAACGCCGACGGTGGTCGGATCGTGCTGGTGACCGTCCACCGCCGCGAGTCCTGGGGCGAGCCGCTGGACCGGGTGCTCGCCGCCGTGCGGTCCATGGTGGACCGCCACCCCGACATTCACGTGTTGCTGCCCGCGCACCCCAACCCGGCCGTGCAGGCGCAGGTCTCCGGCGCGCTGCGGGGCCACGACCGGGTCTGGCTCAGCGAGCCACTGGACTACCCCGACCTCGTCCGCGCGCTGCGGCAGACCGCCCTGGTCGTGACGGATTCCGGCGGCCTCCAGGAGGAGGCGCCCAGCTTCGGCGTGCCGGTCCTGGTGGTGCGGGACAGCACCGACCGCACCGAGGCGGTCGACGCCGGCTACGCCTGGGTCGTCGGCACCGACGACACCCGCATCGTCGCCGAGGCCGACTGGCTGCTCGGCTCGCACCTGAGGCTGCCCGCGGGGCGCAACCCGTTCGGTGACGGGCAGGCTAGCCAACGGGTGGTCGCCGCGCTCGACCGGCTGTTGGGCACGGGCGGAGTGGGCACGCACTCGCCCGAATTGGTTGCGCTCCGGTGA
- a CDS encoding exosortase P, with amino-acid sequence MTAVTTTPHGRAPSRAVVVLLVAAAAGLVLAHRLYLGIETAPAGLVTQTVHLGQECTSAYLLVPLLLLTSVLVALRPQATRKALVALGFAALALIVSDQVRILTLVGLISWLGVDTGYFVGHTLLGSLISAAGGAAALVLFGWLIVRREKA; translated from the coding sequence GTGACAGCTGTCACGACAACGCCGCACGGCCGGGCGCCGTCCCGTGCCGTCGTGGTGCTGCTGGTCGCGGCCGCCGCCGGGCTGGTGCTCGCGCACCGGCTCTACCTGGGCATCGAGACCGCGCCGGCCGGGCTGGTGACCCAAACCGTCCACCTGGGACAGGAGTGCACGTCGGCCTACCTGCTCGTGCCGCTGCTCCTGCTGACGTCGGTGCTGGTCGCGCTGCGGCCCCAAGCCACCCGGAAGGCGTTGGTGGCGCTGGGTTTCGCCGCGCTGGCGCTGATCGTGTCGGACCAGGTGCGGATCCTGACGCTGGTCGGGCTGATCAGCTGGCTGGGCGTCGACACCGGTTACTTCGTCGGGCACACGCTGCTGGGCTCGCTGATCAGCGCGGCCGGCGGCGCGGCCGCGCTGGTGCTGTTCGGATGGCTGATCGTGCGACGGGAGAAGGCGTGA
- a CDS encoding glycosyltransferase — protein MADRATGEGVKLGDPTTLEWHFFVPCRDEQAVIGATVTYLRQTFRAAHVWVVDDDSDDRTATVVRNLRRIDGRNIHLVQRYRPQARTGKGDALNAGYRALKAWQGRHATPERAIVIVLDAGGRPMWNCLGVTAAHFEERWTGSVQIDVRTSNAGRGWFEWLTNARRIDTSRLSGNGQFIRLSALDSIAGPEGEPWRGERLSAAWQASHTRDTYVYQRALPVPQANDRTVRVRRVIAPVPAFDH, from the coding sequence ATGGCTGATCGTGCGACGGGAGAAGGCGTGAAGCTGGGCGATCCGACCACACTGGAGTGGCACTTCTTCGTGCCGTGCCGGGACGAGCAGGCGGTCATCGGCGCCACCGTGACGTACCTGCGGCAGACGTTCCGCGCCGCGCACGTCTGGGTCGTCGACGACGACTCCGACGACAGGACCGCCACCGTGGTGCGGAACCTGCGCCGGATCGACGGTCGGAACATCCACCTCGTGCAGCGCTACCGACCGCAGGCGCGGACCGGGAAGGGCGACGCCCTGAACGCCGGCTACCGGGCGCTCAAGGCCTGGCAGGGCCGGCACGCGACGCCGGAACGGGCGATCGTCATCGTCCTCGACGCCGGTGGCCGGCCGATGTGGAACTGCCTCGGCGTGACCGCCGCCCACTTCGAGGAGCGGTGGACCGGGTCCGTGCAGATCGACGTGCGGACCAGCAACGCCGGCCGGGGCTGGTTCGAGTGGCTGACCAACGCCCGGCGCATCGACACGAGCCGGTTGTCCGGCAACGGCCAGTTCATCCGGCTCTCCGCGCTGGACTCGATCGCCGGGCCCGAGGGCGAGCCGTGGCGCGGCGAACGCCTGTCCGCCGCCTGGCAGGCCAGCCACACCCGGGACACCTACGTGTACCAGCGGGCCCTGCCCGTCCCGCAGGCCAACGACCGCACGGTCCGGGTACGCCGCGTGATCGCTCCGGTGCCGGCGTTCGACCACTGA
- a CDS encoding biotin transporter BioY yields MSVLAVTDRRAVLADAIPGAVVKNVALVLSGAVLTGLAAQIAVPIPGSPVPVTGQTFAALLVGAALGWKRGGLSLALYFVAGLAGVPWFTGGAAGWAAVTGGYLVGFIAASALVGALARVGGDRTVLRTVGTMVLGNLVIYAVGVPWLMAATGMDLRAALLAGVAPFLVGDALKVALAAGLLPGTWALVRRFQQS; encoded by the coding sequence ATGTCCGTGCTCGCTGTGACCGACCGCCGTGCCGTCCTGGCCGACGCCATTCCCGGCGCTGTGGTCAAGAACGTCGCGCTCGTGTTGTCCGGCGCCGTGCTGACCGGGTTGGCCGCGCAGATCGCCGTGCCCATCCCGGGCAGCCCGGTGCCGGTGACCGGCCAGACCTTCGCCGCCCTGCTGGTCGGCGCCGCCCTCGGCTGGAAGCGCGGCGGGCTGTCGCTCGCCCTGTACTTCGTCGCCGGGCTCGCCGGCGTGCCGTGGTTCACCGGCGGGGCCGCCGGCTGGGCCGCCGTCACCGGCGGCTACCTGGTCGGCTTCATCGCCGCCAGCGCCCTCGTCGGCGCGCTGGCCCGGGTCGGCGGCGACCGCACCGTGCTGCGGACCGTCGGCACCATGGTGCTGGGCAACCTCGTCATCTATGCCGTCGGCGTGCCGTGGCTGATGGCCGCCACCGGCATGGACCTCCGGGCCGCCCTGCTCGCCGGCGTTGCGCCCTTCCTTGTCGGTGACGCACTCAAGGTCGCCCTCGCGGCCGGCCTGCTCCCCGGCACCTGGGCCCTGGTCCGCCGCTTCCAGCAGTCCTGA
- a CDS encoding ATP-dependent DNA helicase, giving the protein MPELPSVEALLAEAVEALGGKQRPGQVEMALAVERAIRTGEHLAVQAGTGTGKSLGYLVPAVRHAVAEEATVVVSTATIALQRQLVDRDLPRLATALKKSLGREPTFAILKGRRNYLCMHRVHSGAPDEPEDEGLFDPFAISRLGRDVQRLHEWSSDTETGDRDELVPGVSDQAWRQLSVSAKECLGVSKCPIGTDCFAERARAEAGRADVVVTNHALLAIDALEGYKVLPEHDLVIVDEAHDLVDRVTSVATAELSTAALAIAVRRCGRQIEEDVADQLSEAGEGLEIVLSEMPVGRLDAMPRALAGALAAVRDSAHRCITALGPERKEDPDAAVGRKLALALLDEIHDTAVRLLEAFDDDEAHRRDVVWLAGDFRDDSKPPTIKVAPLGVGGLLRERLFAPRTTVLTSATLTLGGTFDALARQWGLPASSQVPVVDATATEKEPPSDLSTPRWSGMDVGSPFEHGRSGILYLARHLPTPGRDGLPPAYLDELVDLVNAAGGRTLGLFSSMRAAKQATEAIRSRIEYPVLCQGEDSTAQLVKKFAEDVRCCLFGTLSLWQGVDVPGDSLQLVVVDRIPFPRPDDPLASARQRAVEARGGNGFLTVAATHAALLLAQGAGRLLRSTNDKGVVAILDPRLATARYGGFLRASLPPFWTTHDPEVVRAALKRLDAAASA; this is encoded by the coding sequence GTGCCGGAACTGCCCTCAGTCGAAGCCCTGCTCGCCGAAGCCGTGGAAGCCCTGGGCGGGAAGCAGCGGCCGGGCCAGGTGGAGATGGCGCTGGCCGTCGAGCGGGCCATCCGGACCGGCGAGCACCTGGCCGTGCAGGCCGGCACGGGCACCGGGAAGTCGTTGGGCTACCTCGTGCCGGCGGTGCGGCACGCGGTCGCCGAGGAGGCGACGGTCGTCGTGTCCACGGCGACGATCGCGCTGCAGCGGCAGCTGGTGGACCGGGACCTGCCGCGGCTGGCGACGGCGCTGAAGAAGTCGCTGGGCCGCGAGCCCACGTTCGCCATCCTCAAGGGCCGGCGCAACTACCTGTGCATGCACCGCGTGCACTCCGGCGCACCCGACGAGCCGGAGGACGAGGGCCTGTTCGACCCGTTCGCGATCTCTCGGCTGGGGCGGGACGTGCAGCGGCTGCACGAGTGGTCGTCGGACACCGAGACCGGTGACCGGGACGAGTTGGTGCCGGGCGTCAGCGACCAGGCCTGGCGGCAGCTTTCGGTCAGCGCCAAGGAATGCCTGGGCGTGTCCAAGTGCCCGATCGGCACGGACTGCTTCGCCGAGCGGGCCCGCGCCGAGGCGGGGCGGGCGGACGTGGTCGTCACCAACCACGCGCTGCTGGCGATCGACGCCCTCGAGGGCTACAAGGTGTTGCCGGAGCACGACCTCGTGATCGTGGACGAGGCGCACGACCTGGTGGACCGGGTGACGTCGGTGGCCACCGCCGAGCTGTCGACCGCCGCGCTGGCGATCGCCGTGCGGCGGTGCGGACGGCAGATCGAGGAGGACGTCGCCGACCAGCTGTCCGAGGCCGGCGAGGGCCTGGAGATCGTGCTGTCGGAGATGCCCGTCGGCCGGCTGGACGCCATGCCCCGGGCCCTGGCCGGCGCGCTGGCCGCCGTGCGGGATTCCGCGCACCGGTGCATCACCGCGCTCGGGCCCGAGCGCAAGGAGGATCCCGACGCCGCCGTCGGCCGCAAGCTCGCGCTGGCGCTGCTCGACGAGATCCACGACACCGCCGTGCGGCTGCTGGAGGCGTTCGACGACGACGAGGCGCACCGCCGGGACGTGGTGTGGCTGGCCGGCGACTTCCGTGACGACAGCAAGCCGCCCACCATCAAGGTCGCCCCGCTCGGCGTCGGCGGCCTGCTGCGGGAACGCCTCTTCGCGCCGCGGACCACCGTGCTCACCTCGGCCACGCTCACCCTCGGCGGCACCTTCGACGCGCTGGCCCGGCAGTGGGGTCTGCCCGCGTCCAGCCAGGTTCCGGTCGTGGACGCCACCGCCACCGAGAAGGAACCGCCGTCGGACCTGAGCACCCCTCGGTGGAGCGGCATGGACGTCGGCTCCCCGTTCGAGCACGGGCGCAGCGGAATCCTCTACCTGGCCCGGCATCTGCCCACGCCCGGCCGGGACGGCCTGCCGCCCGCCTACCTCGACGAGCTCGTCGACCTCGTCAACGCCGCCGGCGGGCGGACGCTCGGGCTGTTCTCCTCCATGCGCGCCGCCAAGCAGGCCACCGAGGCGATTCGGTCCCGGATCGAGTACCCCGTGCTGTGCCAGGGCGAGGACTCCACCGCCCAGCTGGTCAAGAAGTTCGCCGAGGACGTGCGCTGCTGCCTGTTCGGCACGCTGTCCCTGTGGCAGGGTGTCGACGTGCCCGGCGACTCCCTGCAGCTGGTCGTCGTCGACCGGATTCCCTTCCCCCGCCCCGACGATCCGCTCGCCTCGGCCCGGCAGCGGGCCGTGGAAGCCCGTGGTGGCAACGGTTTCCTCACCGTCGCCGCCACCCACGCCGCCCTGCTGCTCGCCCAGGGGGCCGGCCGCTTGCTCCGCTCCACCAACGACAAGGGCGTCGTCGCGATTTTGGACCCGCGCCTGGCCACCGCCCGCTACGGCGGCTTCCTGCGCGCCTCCCTGCCGCCGTTCTGGACCACGCACGACCCGGAGGTGGTGCGCGCCGCCCTCAAGCGCCTGGACGCGGCGGCGTCGGCTTAG
- a CDS encoding OsmC family protein, with translation MTVSVQRVGDGRFVARTDSGATVDVGGDGFSPVELLEAALAACAALTAEQLITRRAGADSSFTVVAAGEETAHEVRRLDVTFDLPADQPLATLIPRAIARECKVSRTVEHGAPVAVRLDPDLRQT, from the coding sequence GTGACCGTCTCCGTCCAGCGCGTCGGCGACGGCCGGTTCGTCGCCCGCACCGATTCCGGCGCCACCGTCGATGTCGGCGGCGACGGCTTCTCCCCGGTCGAGCTGCTGGAGGCCGCCCTCGCCGCCTGCGCCGCGCTGACCGCCGAGCAGCTCATCACCCGCCGGGCCGGCGCCGACTCGTCCTTCACCGTCGTCGCCGCCGGCGAGGAGACCGCACACGAGGTCCGCCGCCTCGACGTCACCTTCGACCTGCCCGCCGACCAACCCCTGGCCACCCTCATCCCCCGGGCCATCGCCCGCGAGTGCAAGGTCAGCCGCACCGTCGAGCACGGCGCCCCGGTCGCCGTCCGGCTCGACCCCGATCTTCGGCAGACGTAG
- a CDS encoding peptidyl-tRNA hydrolase, whose protein sequence is MNVLQPLADRYAWWLRRPAPQDTSDEDPSEVRAMPIVLRIEKAAPPARTPLLEAAAAAAIAVCLDPRAAEPEGEWHAEVSAWIDGRIRKVSRRARGAHWEAVQSLPGVTVRVGDAEARALLPWKVVETPQEVRRLQITGSDLPADEPGPVPAGAPVLWINPDVPMTAGKAAAQVGHATMLLAALLPPDELTAWQAAGFPCAVRTPEPADWKLLVPGDDPAGAWQTRGVVAVRDAGFTEVAPGTVTVVAQRASS, encoded by the coding sequence GTGAACGTGCTTCAACCACTCGCCGACCGCTACGCCTGGTGGCTCCGGCGCCCGGCGCCGCAGGACACCTCCGACGAGGATCCCTCGGAGGTTCGGGCGATGCCGATCGTGCTGCGCATCGAGAAGGCCGCACCGCCGGCGCGGACCCCGTTGCTGGAGGCCGCCGCCGCGGCGGCCATCGCCGTCTGCCTCGATCCCCGGGCCGCCGAGCCCGAGGGGGAGTGGCACGCCGAGGTCTCGGCGTGGATCGACGGCCGGATCCGGAAGGTGTCCCGGCGGGCCCGCGGCGCGCACTGGGAGGCCGTGCAGTCGCTGCCCGGCGTGACCGTGCGCGTCGGTGATGCCGAGGCTCGGGCGCTGCTGCCGTGGAAGGTCGTCGAGACGCCGCAGGAGGTGCGGCGGCTGCAGATCACCGGCAGTGATCTGCCTGCCGACGAGCCCGGCCCCGTTCCCGCCGGGGCGCCGGTGCTGTGGATCAACCCGGACGTGCCGATGACCGCCGGCAAGGCCGCCGCCCAGGTCGGGCATGCCACCATGCTGCTCGCCGCGCTGCTGCCTCCCGACGAGCTCACCGCCTGGCAAGCCGCCGGATTCCCTTGCGCGGTAAGGACTCCCGAGCCCGCCGACTGGAAACTCCTTGTGCCCGGCGACGATCCCGCCGGCGCCTGGCAGACCCGCGGCGTGGTCGCCGTCCGGGACGCCGGGTTCACCGAGGTCGCCCCCGGCACCGTCACCGTCGTCGCACAGCGGGCGTCGTCGTGA